The segment GCGATGAAGGCATCATAGCGAGGCCGCTCGTGTTCCCACCACCGTATTGTCAAATCACGGCGAAATGGGTCGCCATTATCCAGATAAGCGCCAATGACGGATGTTTCCAGATAGATTCTAGTTTTCACTCGGCTTTTCCACTGGGTTTGCTTCAGCGGTCGGCGTGATGCGCCTGACTGCTTCTGTTTGTGGCCGCATGAGCAAACGGCCGCGCTGAAAATCGAAAGTGACACGGAAATGGCGTAAGAAACTGCCGCCAATGATTCCCGCTTGGAAAAAGCCTGCTGTCTCGTTGATGGCGGCCAGATTCAAAATCGGCGCTCGCACGTTCCGTTGCTCCAAATCATGCACGCGAAACGAAGGGATCACCATCAGCGCCACCTCTTCGATCGTGCCGGCAGCGCCCAGGACACGAACTTTCAAATCAGGCAGCAATTTGCTTTTCCAATTTAACTTTTCAATGACATCATCGCACAACACGGTGGCGCTCGCGCCTGAATCAATCAGAAAATGATACCCGCTATGCTCCTCCAACTGGACGAGCGCGCTCATCAATCCACCATTGGTCGTGCGAAAAGGAATGACAGACACGTCTGCTGGCAAGTTTTCTAAGAAATCGAGCGTGCCCGGCCGCTCCACAATCATTTCGCGTTGAGCATAATCAAGCGTGAGGCGAAAGTTTGATAAGACCGACAAGCCGAGGAAGCCATCAACGGTCACGCGCGGTTCATCTTTCTTGCCCGACTCAGCGAAATGGCGAAACTGCCGAATATAGATCGGCACGTTGTAAACCTTCATCTCGCCGATTTCCAGCCGATGAATCAATCCATAGACAATCGGAAACGTGCCGCCGCCGCCAACAGCCCGCGCATGCCCGCCCCGCGCCATCGGGTTGACGTTGAGGCGGCGAGCCGTCGCTTCAGACATGACCGTGATGCTCGCTCCTGTATCCACGACAAACATCAACGGCGTATCGTGACCATTGATCCGAACACGCACGTATGGCCTGGAATTGTCTAGCACAAAAGGGACTGATACAGACCGTGGGCCGTCAACTTGATGAAGCCGAGAAACCTGACTGCGAGATAACGCAAAATAAAAATCAATCAACCCGCGATAACGAGCGCGTTTCTCTTCTTCCAGCTTGGGCGAAACAACCAGGAAGCGCTGGTAATACTCGGCGGCCTCCTTGAACCGCTCCAGCCGCGCGGCTGTGCGACCAAACGCAATCCAAAAATCAGGCTCGCGCGGTTCGACGCTGGTGGCCAGCCGCAGTCGCTCATAAGCCGATTCACTGCGATTCTCAAAAAAATCAATCTCCGCCATCCCCGCCAGTGTCAGCGGCTCCCGCGGATCAAGGGCTAACGCAGCGTTCAGTTCTTGAACCGACTCTTGGAAAAAACCCATGCGCAGCAGCGCCACACCGACCAGCGCCCGCGCCCGCGCGTTGATGATCCCCTGATTGATGACCGACGTCGCCTCTTGATAAGCGCGTTCCAGTTGACCTTGTTTGATCAACATCCAGCTCAACTGTAGCCGGCTCACATGATCGCTCGGCTCCACGGTGAGCACATCACGATACAGTCGCTCGGCTTTGGCATAGTCGCCGGCGCGATGGGCTTGCTGAGCTTCGCGGCGAGCTTTTTCCACTTCAATTCGCTCATCAGCCAAGGCATTCACCGACACACAGCAGAGCAAGCAAATTCCTACCCTGACAACGCGCGCCAATCGTGGCCGACCTTGCTCGACGAACTGAATGCACTGATTGACTGTCTCACCACGACGTGGCTCTCTCAAGCGGAAATTGAGTCTCGGTGATCGGAGCACGTTGAGATTCTAGTGGGCAGCCAAAGCGGTTGTCAAACAACCCAGAGGCGGCTGTGACGGTGGCTGAGGTGCAGCAGTGAGCATTGTGTCACCTCAGCATCTGATCATGCACACCACAACTGACCGAAGCGATCCAACTCCATGAGAATTGCCCATGTGTGACAGCATACCGTGAGAGCTGACTGAAAAGTTCGGAGCGCCCTTGCATGCACACCTTTCAACCAGCAGCCTGGATGCCTGCGCCCCCAGCCGGGTCTAACGGAGTGAAAGAGGTTCCCCAACGGATGAAACGTGCCACCGGATATCTTGTATTTGTTCGGAACCGAACTCAGAACCGAATACGAAGCGAAACTACTTGCTGAGGCGTGCCGAGTGATCTTCTATCCGTTGGAACCTTTCATCCGTTGGCAGAGATTTTCCAACGATGCTTCTGCTTTCAACTCACTGAGGGGATTCAACAGGCGACGGACGACGCAGACTAATACGGGTCTGCTGGTTGATGCGCCGCGGTCGAGTTTGAGGTTTTTCATCGTTCAGGTCTGAGATCATCTGCTCTGCGTCATCTCTTGAGTGACCTTCCTGCACCGAGGTCATCGAACGCAACGGCACACTGGCTGGCTGCTCCGTCTCCGGCGGCGTTATTTCAGGTAGTTCCAGAGCCGGACCGGGATGAACTGAGCAATAGACGGCCAGCTCACGCCCTTCAAGGAAGAATTCGATTCGGTTCTTCGGGCAACGTGTCGTGGCCAACATGCCGGTATCAGGATCAACAAGACGCTCAATCAATCCCTCTGGCTGAACAAAGTCGCCGGCCAGTAAATCCGGGCGCAGCCGCGCAGCCTGCCGCATAAACGAAATCCAAATGGGCAGCGCAGCCGAACTACCCGTTTTGAATAATGGCGAATTATTGTCGAACCCCACCCAGACGACACATACAATGGCGGGCGTCAATCCAACAAACCAGGCATCGCTGCGTTGCGACGTTCCTGTCTTGCCAGCCAGCGCGAAATCGCCCAGCGCAGCCGCTTCATAGGCTGTTCCATAGGGCTGCCGAATCACATCACGAAGCGCGCTCAAAACGATGTAGGCCACCTGCGGACTCATCACGCTCTGCCTTTGCGTTGAGATGCTTCTGACAAGACTGCCATCAGAGCTGGCCAGATATCGCAACGCGGTCGGGGCGACACGCCGTCCGCCGGCGACAAATGCCGTGTAGGCCGAGGCCAGTTCCAACGGCGTCACTTCAGCAGCCCCTAACGCCGTGGCGCCGGAACTCTCCGGTCGAGGCAGGCCGCACCGCTGAATCATGTTGGCAACGACGCTGTAACCTGTGTCCTGCGCCAACGCGACGGTGACCACATTTAACGATCGAGCGAGCGCTTCCCGCACCGAGACCATGCGGTCGAGGTACTTCCCGCCGAAGTTCTCCGGCGTGTACCCATCTTCAAAGGATCGTTTCGCGTCCATGTACATCGTTGCCAGTGTGATCGGATTCTCCTCGTGCATGCCCGACGAGAGCGCCGCTGCGTAAACAAATGGCTTAATGGCAGAACCGGGTTGCCGCTGTGCATCGGTGACCCGATTCAGTTGACTCTGCGCATAACTGCGTCCTCCAACCATCGCCAAGATGTCACCCGAACGCGCGTCCAGCACGACCAACGCCGCTTGTAAGGAGTCGTCTCGCTCCATGCTTCTTCGGATGCGCAAGTCGCGCTCCAGCACGGCCAGCCCTTCACCCACGGCCACAGAGGCGGCCATTTGCAAGCCCATGTCCAGCGTGGTGTAGACGCGATAACCAGCTTCAGCCAGGTCCAAATTTGGCATCTCACGAGCGAGTTGTTCTTGCACGTAGTCGAGAAAATAAGGCGTATTGGCTTCAACCTCGCCGGGACGTGTTTTCAGCGTCAATCCTATCGGCGACCGCTTCGCTTCCTCTGCCTGTTCAGGTGAAATCGCCTGTTGCTGCACCATCGCATCCAAAACGATGTTGCGACGCTTTAACGCTTCGTCCCGATGCTCCTCCATCAGATAATAAGCTGGGCGATGGATCATTCCGGCTAACAGCGCGGCTTCCGGCAACGAGAGCTTTGACACATCCTTATTGAAATACTCGCGCGCGGCTGCGCCAAAGCCATAAATAGACAATCCGCCCCGATACCCCATGTAAATCGTGTTGGCGTATTGAGTGAAAATCTGCTCCTTGGTCAAGCGCCGCTCCAGTGCCAGGGCCAGGAATGCTTCTTGTAGCTTGCGCTGGTAGGTGCGCTCGGCGCCAACCAGAATGTTTTTGACCAGTTGCTGGGTGATAGTCGAGCCGCCTTCAACAGTTCGTCCCTGCCGATAATTCCGCCAAAGGGCGCGGGCAATCGCCATGAGGCTCACGCCTGCGTGGTCAAAGAAGCTGCGGTCTTCGATGGCCAGCACCGCTTTGACCAGATGTGGCGGCAGTTGCCGATAATGCACCTCATAGCGGACGCCGCGTTCATTCTTCCATGACGTGCCGCCTAACGAACGTGTCACTGTGCTGATCACCACTGGCTCAATTCGGCACGTCTGCAATGGGCGGTTGGACTCCGCCTCAATGATCTGCTGAATCTGTTGTCGTTTCGCGTCGAATCGAATGAGCAAGCGAGGAAACCGCTCGCGTGGCATGAGCCGTGCCGACTCTCCCGGTATGACTTCCACCAATGTGCTTGATTCTCGATAAACGCCTTGCCCTGGCTCGGTCGCTCTTGCGGCTTCGACGTACGAAGCCAGGCGCAAATAGTCAATCAATTTGGCTTGCGTCATCCGCTGGCCAACTTGTAATACCAGAGGAGCGGCATAGATATTCGATGGATTGACTTTTCGGTTGACGCCGGCGAGCCACTGATCCAGTTGGTCTGTAGCTTGAGAGTAGAAATAAAAGAAGACTCCACTTAGGCAGAGTCCGGTGAGCAGCACCAAGACCACGAGTCCTTTGAGCCAGCGCCGGCGGGGGGCATTCCGGCTAACTGATTGGTTCATCATGGTTCTTGACCTGGCTGACATACGGCGACTTCCCATTGCCACCTGATGGCATCATCTGATACGGGCTTGTCGGCACTCTGTTTCATTAAATTTGTTCGACCGGCCGCACACTCGAATTTAATCACATGCTTTTTGCTGAATCAACACTTTGAAATGATCACCCAATGCGCCAGGCATGAGAAGGTGTTTCGCCGCCAGGAGCGATTGATAGAACTCAACGCCGGCCCCGCCTGATTCTCGCATGGCCGCGAGTCTTTCCATCAATCCCTGTTCCAGCAAGAATTGTCGCTGCGTC is part of the Blastocatellia bacterium genome and harbors:
- a CDS encoding PBP1A family penicillin-binding protein; protein product: MMNQSVSRNAPRRRWLKGLVVLVLLTGLCLSGVFFYFYSQATDQLDQWLAGVNRKVNPSNIYAAPLVLQVGQRMTQAKLIDYLRLASYVEAARATEPGQGVYRESSTLVEVIPGESARLMPRERFPRLLIRFDAKRQQIQQIIEAESNRPLQTCRIEPVVISTVTRSLGGTSWKNERGVRYEVHYRQLPPHLVKAVLAIEDRSFFDHAGVSLMAIARALWRNYRQGRTVEGGSTITQQLVKNILVGAERTYQRKLQEAFLALALERRLTKEQIFTQYANTIYMGYRGGLSIYGFGAAAREYFNKDVSKLSLPEAALLAGMIHRPAYYLMEEHRDEALKRRNIVLDAMVQQQAISPEQAEEAKRSPIGLTLKTRPGEVEANTPYFLDYVQEQLAREMPNLDLAEAGYRVYTTLDMGLQMAASVAVGEGLAVLERDLRIRRSMERDDSLQAALVVLDARSGDILAMVGGRSYAQSQLNRVTDAQRQPGSAIKPFVYAAALSSGMHEENPITLATMYMDAKRSFEDGYTPENFGGKYLDRMVSVREALARSLNVVTVALAQDTGYSVVANMIQRCGLPRPESSGATALGAAEVTPLELASAYTAFVAGGRRVAPTALRYLASSDGSLVRSISTQRQSVMSPQVAYIVLSALRDVIRQPYGTAYEAAALGDFALAGKTGTSQRSDAWFVGLTPAIVCVVWVGFDNNSPLFKTGSSAALPIWISFMRQAARLRPDLLAGDFVQPEGLIERLVDPDTGMLATTRCPKNRIEFFLEGRELAVYCSVHPGPALELPEITPPETEQPASVPLRSMTSVQEGHSRDDAEQMISDLNDEKPQTRPRRINQQTRISLRRPSPVESPQ
- a CDS encoding aspartyl protease family protein, translating into MREPRRGETVNQCIQFVEQGRPRLARVVRVGICLLCCVSVNALADERIEVEKARREAQQAHRAGDYAKAERLYRDVLTVEPSDHVSRLQLSWMLIKQGQLERAYQEATSVINQGIINARARALVGVALLRMGFFQESVQELNAALALDPREPLTLAGMAEIDFFENRSESAYERLRLATSVEPREPDFWIAFGRTAARLERFKEAAEYYQRFLVVSPKLEEEKRARYRGLIDFYFALSRSQVSRLHQVDGPRSVSVPFVLDNSRPYVRVRINGHDTPLMFVVDTGASITVMSEATARRLNVNPMARGGHARAVGGGGTFPIVYGLIHRLEIGEMKVYNVPIYIRQFRHFAESGKKDEPRVTVDGFLGLSVLSNFRLTLDYAQREMIVERPGTLDFLENLPADVSVIPFRTTNGGLMSALVQLEEHSGYHFLIDSGASATVLCDDVIEKLNWKSKLLPDLKVRVLGAAGTIEEVALMVIPSFRVHDLEQRNVRAPILNLAAINETAGFFQAGIIGGSFLRHFRVTFDFQRGRLLMRPQTEAVRRITPTAEANPVEKPSEN